The genomic segment AGGCAGGCCCTCGATGTCGCCCACCGTGCCGCCGATCTCGGTGATCAGCACGTCCACGTCCGGGCTGTCGGCCAGCTTAAGCAGCCGGGCCTTGATCTCGTTGGTGACATGGGGCACCACCTGGACGGTCTTGCCCAGGTAATCTCCCCGGCGTTCCTTGGTGATCACGGTCTCGTAGACCTGCCCGGCGGTCAGGTTGTTCTCCTTCTTAAGCGGCCGGTCTATGAACCTTTCGTAATGCCCCAGGTCCAGGTCGGTCTCGGCCCCGTCGTCGGTGACGAAGACCTCGCCGTGCTGGAACGGGCTCATGGTGCCGGGATCCACGTTCAGATACGGATCGAATTTCTGGATGTTGACCTTAAGCCCCCGGGCCTTAAGCAGGTAACCTAGGCTGGCCGAGGCGATACCCTTGCCCAGCGAGCTGACCACTCCCCCGGTGACAAAAATGAACTTGACCTTGCGTTTCATATATCTCCGATTATTTAATTCCAATTAGCCACAGAGAATACCCTGAGCATTGTCGAAGGGGCGCAGAAACATAGAGAATATCATATTACATACAACAAACCGTAAGTTTAACCTAAAATAAAATTTATGTCAATGGAATAGTGAGGCAATACTTTTCAATGAAAAAGCTTAAATTAGATTGCGTTTAAATTCGCTTTAGGATTTCTTTGTTACAAACAATAAAAACACCGTTAGCATGCAACAAAACATGCTTAAAAAAAACAAACTTATTATAAACTCTGGTATATCAATTCTTCTATACATATTAACAAATGACCAAACAACTGCTGTCGCAAGTGAAATAGTAGAAATGATGCCTAGTACTTTAATAATCTTTCTCATTACCAATCTCATTGCATTAGTTAGTTATATTCCAATAATAAGAAATTAGTAAATAATCTCACTCCACCATCGTCTTCACAACCAGCCTGCTCCCATCCGTCTCCATCTCAATCGCACCTTGCTCATCCGTCCGGTAGATCTTGGCCCCGGCTGCCTGGTAGCCTTCCACCACCTCCGGCGAAGGATGCCCGAAACGGTTGTTCTGGCCCACTTGGATCACGGCTATCTCAGGGCTGATGGCACTGATCACCGCCGGTGAATTATTGATGTGCGAGCCGTGGTGCGGGACCTTCAGTACCGTGCATTTGGGCAAAAGGCATTTGGCATACAAGGTGTCCTCCAACTGCGGGCCCATGTCCCCGGTGAACAGGAAAGACTTCTGCCCGTATTGGATGAAACAGACTATGGAAGACTCGTTGGCGTCCGATGCCGAGTCCCTTTGACAGAAGACGAAACCCCGGGCGGGAGAGATGCCGGACAAGGTATCGTAGCCCCACAGGGTATCGATATCGGTCTTGGACTTGACTGCAGCCTCCATAGCTGATAGGAACAAGGGTTGGTCGCACTGGTGGCCAGAAATCATCAGTTTCTTTATATTGACATGTGAAAGCAGGTGGGAAAACCCTCCGGCATGGTCTGCGTCCCCGTGGCTGATGATGGACAGATCAATGTTATTAAGACCTTGGTACTTCAGGAACGGGTATATGGTCCGCTGGCCGGAGTCAAACTTCTCCTGGCTGGGTCCGGCGTCTATCAGAATGGTTTTACCGTTGGGAAATTGGATCAAAGCGGCGTCACCCTGCCCTACATCCAGATAAGTTACCTTTAGTTTATCAACAGTTACGAATGTCTTAGACCAGATGAATATGTTCAAAACAGTCAATAAAAATACAATAATTACAAATCGTATCTTCTTAATCTTATTAAAGTTAAAAATTATAATTAATGTTGTGGTATAAATTAAAGTTTGACTTAAATCAGGCCTTGGCCAGGTAATGACTCCGAATTTGACCATGTCGAACAGCTCCACCGATTTCAAGGATATCCAGCTGGCGGCGTAAGCCGAGGCGGCCAGCGGCCATACCACCCAACTGCCCAAAGGATACAGCATGGACATCAAAAGCCCCAGGGCCAAAAGCAGGTTGGTGGTCGGTACCACCACCAGGTTGGCCAAAAGTGATATGGTAGGTATCTTGTGGAAATGGTAAGCCAGGAAAGGGGCGGTGAATATCTGGGCGGCCAGGGATACCGCCAGGGGCAATAGCAGCCATTCCCTCAGAACTTCGTTCTCTGTGATCCTAAACAACTGATTTTGGATGGGCCGGGTCAAAGCCAGTATCCCGGCGGTGGCGGCGAAGGAAAGCTGGAAACCCACGTCAAACAGCGATTGGGGCCAAAAGAACAGGATCAAAAGCCCGGCCAGGCCCAGCATGTTTAGGCCGTTCCCCTGCCTTTCGAACAGCCCTCCCAGCAATACTGCTATAGCCATGATGGCGGCCCGGACAATGGATGGCGGCGATCCGGTCAAAAGAGTATAGAACACCAGTCCGGTGCAGGTCCCCAAAGCCGCCCAGCGCCGGGGAACCCGGACTATTCTCAGCACCAGGAACAAGATGAAGGCCACCAGCACCACATGCAGGCCGGAGACCGCCAAAACATGGGTGGTTCCGGTATTGGAGAAGGCTTCCTGCACCCTGGCCGAAAGGCCGCTGCGCTCGCCCAAAGCCAGACCCAACAGCAGGGCCTTCTCGTCGCACTGCAAATATTTATCAGATAGACCTCGGATATACTGCCGTGCCGGGATCACCACTTTTGGCATCAACCAACCGCCCCGGCCGGTCTCTGCCAGTCTTATGTGCTCTAGGCTGAGAGAACCCCGGACCTCGCTGCGATCCAGGTAAGCCCGGTAATCAAAACCTCCGGGATTCCTTCTTTGGGGCAGAAGGTTCCATTTACCCTGCACTAACAATAATTCACCGTAATCGGGTATATGCTCAGGGTCTGGGACTGAACGTGCTAAAACCTTGAAATCGGCCGGCCGCCAGACATCGCTGCTGTCTAAATAGGAAAGCACTTGGGCGGTGAAGCGGTACCGGCCTTCGCTGGATTGCGGCTCGGAAACCACCTGTACCATGGCTATCTGCTGCCTTCCCTCCTGCCACTGGCAGTTTTTGACCGAGATTCTGAACTGATAACCCAAAAATCCGGCGGAAATGATCAGCAGCGCCAGCCAAACCTGTGAAATTCTTTCTTTGGACCGGAAAACAAACGTCAGAAAAAGAAAGATAATCACCGCCAGAACGGCAAAAATAATCGGGATACTAACCGCCGAAGTGGCCAGTATCCCGAGGGAAAACAATAAGAACACTTTCAGGGCCGGAGTTCTGTCCATCAAAACACCGTTTTAAACGTAAGAGATTCTCTGTTTCTCCGGCTTCTTTAGCTTGGACGGTATAGGCTTGGGTTTGGGCGAGGTATCCATCTCAGCCGAAGGCATTTCTTCCTGGGGCCGGGCGGGCGGCTGGGGTGCATAGGCCGGAGCAGCAGGCTGGGGAGGCGCCGGCCGTGGAGCCGGTGCTGCTGCCGTCGGGGCATGCATCTGAGGCTGGGGCTGGGCAATGCTGGGCCGGGGCGGGGCTGCCGGCAGGGGCGCGGGCGGGGAAGGCGGTTGAAACTGGGGCTGGGGAGCAGCCGGCGCCGGACGGGGCATGGCGGGCGGAACTGCGGGCCGGGGCGGCAGAGAAGCAGGCTGAGCCTGTAGCGGCGCCTGGGTTGGCTGGGGCACCGGCTGGGCAGCCGGGCGGGGCGGCGGGGGCGCTGGTAAAGGAGCTTTGACCGGCTGGGCCGGAGCTGGTTTCGGGTCCGGGGCTGCCGCTGCCGGTTTAAGCTGCTGTAGTTTTTGAGCTACGTCCTTAAAGGAAACATCCGCCGAATATATTTCTTCGTAAGCCTTGATGGCATTGTCTATCTCGCCCACGCTTTCGTAGGACTGGGCCAGGTTGTAGCGCAGACCCATGTAAGCCTCTTCCTCGAAACCCGGGGTGGCCAGACCGCGTTCCATCTGGCGGATGGCGAATTTGTATTCCCCCCGTTCCATGAAACAAATGCCCAACATTTCAAAGGATTTCAGTCTTTCTTTGTCTCCCTTGGAAGATATCTGGAATTCGGCGATGGCCTCCTGCACCAGGCCCATTTCCTTGTAGGCGATGCCCAGGTCGTAGTGTCCCTGAAAATCTTCCTGCTTGATGCTTTGGTAAACACCTTCCTTGAACTCGGCCAGGATATCGTTAAGGGAAAGATATTCCTCCTGAGCCTGAGGCGTTTGGGACTGGTCGTCGTCGGCTACGCTGAACTTGACCCGCGACTGACGGCCTCCTTCCACCATCTCCCGTCCCCAATGGACGTTGTCGTCCTGGGCGGGCTGGCCGCCATGGGGCTCGGAGGTCAAATGGCTGTGCTCTTCTTCCTGTTCCTCCGACGGCTGGGAATGCATAAAGCCCTGATCGGACAGACCCGTTCCCGGTTCCTGTACCGGCATTTGCCAGCTGGGAGTTTCGGGAGCAGCCGGTTCCATCTGGGGGGATATGGCTGGCTGAATGGATGAAAAATCAAAACTGGCAGATGCGGCCGGGGCTGTCTCCGGTACCGGGGATTGAATGTTTATTGACGGAGGTTTGATGCTGATCGACGGAGGCTGAATACTGATGGATGGTGCCGGTGCTGCCGGTGGAGCGATTGGCTGGGGCGGGGCCTTGGGTTCGGGCTGGGCTTGGAAGCTCGGCGTGTCCATTGCCCCTTCGGGCATCTCCGGAAGCAGAAGGGAAAGGCTTTCCAAGGCGGTCTCATTGACCGGGTCTATCTCCAGCACTTTCTGATAGACCGCTGCCGCCTGTTCCTTCAGTTCCCGGCGGTAAAGACACTCGGCCAGACCCAGATAGGCGTCCACCATGGCTTCGGGTTGATTGGCCTGCAGTGATATCTCCACCAGCTTCTGCCGGCTCCTCAACTCCAGAGGCTGCAGCTCGGCTATCTTCTTGTATATGGCAATGGATTTGGAAATGTTGCCGTCGCCCAGATAACCATTGGCCGCGGTATGATACTGGTCCAGGGCCTCCTGGGTGGAGCCGATCTCCACCAGCAGATCTCCCAATTCCACGTTGGTGGCCCAGTCCTGTTTTGGTGGTTCCGGCGCGGCCGGTTTCTCCGGCTCTCTCTGGATGGACAGAGTAGGAATATCCATTGCCGGTTTTTCCCGCTGGGGCGGGACTTCCAACTGGATTTCTGGATTGGCATGGTGGGTCAGTTCATCTATCACCTGCTGGGGCCGGATCTCGGGGGCCGGGGCCGGAGCAACGGCGCTGGGCGCGGCTGTCTCGCCCTTCATGCTGCGGACCTTGGCGTCAATGGCCTCGGCCTCTATCATCCGGCCGTTCTCCCGGTAGGCCTGGGCCAGCTTGGTGAATTCTTCTATGGCTTCGGGCACCCGTTTTTGGGAAAGATACATGTCGGCCAGTTTGGAACGGATGGCCAGGTTCTGGGGGTTGAGCTCTACTATCTGATGATATACCGGGAAAGCCAGATCGGGCTTACCTTCCTTGATCTTGCGTTCCGAGTACTCCAGCAGGTTGGTGATGGCTTCGTTGATCAGTCCCTGCTGAATGTAGAGATCACCCAGCATCTTGTATATTTCGGGATCGTCCTTCCGGCTGCGGAGGATCTTTTTGCAGACCGCGATGGCGTTGTTGTACAGAGCATCGTTGCCGTACCCCTTGGCGGCTTCCATGTAATTGGTCACCGCCTCGTCAATGTTGTTGAGCTTGACGAAGGCATCGCCGATGAAATTGTACACGCTGGCGTTGCCGGGCTCCAGCTCCAACACCTTCTTGTACTCCAGCACCGCCTTGGCGTAATCTCCCTTTTGGAAGAATTCGGCTGCCTTGGTCCTTATTTGATCAACTTTTGCCACTTAATTTCAATATGTCGAAAAATTGTTCGTTTGCGTTAGAACTTTACTAAATAACCGCTAAGCTTTTCCCGGCCGGGGCCGAAGGAACACCAAGACACCAAGCAAATCGTGATATAGTGAATAGTGATTTTGTGTATTGTGGTCGGAACCATTACGTTAAAACTGGTAATCACTGCCTACTGATGTCTCGCTGGCCGGAGTCTGTTCCTCATGTCCCCGGTCGATCCCCAGGTTGTATACCACCGTCTGGACCACCGAGGCGTCCAGCATGTCCTTTTCCAAAAGATATCCCTCTCTCAGGCAGTTGTCGCAGATGGCGTTGATCAACCGGGGATGCCCTTGAGAATAACGGGCGATCAGCTCATAGGCGGTCTCGGTAAAGAGCTCCTCCTCCCGTCCGGCTATCACCAGCCGGTGCTGGACGTATTCCTTGATGGCGGCCTCATCCAAAGCGTCCAGGTAATACTTTACCGCCACCCTCTGGTTAAGCGAAGAATCCACCAAAAGATTCTGCTCTATCTCGGCCATGCCAAACAGGATGAAGGTGATCAATCGGACGTCCGAAAGTTCCAGATTCAAAAGGCCCCGCACTTCCTCCAAAATGGCCTGGCCACGCAACAGATTTGCCTCGTCTATCAGGATCACCGGTTTGCGGCCTTCGGCGTGAATCTCCATCAGCCGCCGGGCCACCGCCGAAGAGACCTGGGTCTTGTCTTCGGAAAGTTCCTTGACCCCCAGCAGCGATCCGATCCGGCGCAGGAACCAGATGGGACTGAATTCTGCGTGGGTCAGGATCAGGAGCGAAGTTTCAAACCTTCCATCCTCGCGCAGGATGTCCAGCAGGCGGCGGGCCAGCATGGTCTTGCCCGAGCCCACTTCCCCGATCAGGACGCCAAGACCCCGCATCCGCTCAGCCACGTGAGCCAGCCGCATGATGGCGTTGCTGTGCTGGGGGCTGTCATAATAAAAACGGCTGTCGGGTACGTTGGAAAAAGGATCGGCGCTGAGTTTGAAAAAACGTTCGTAATCCATGGAACTCCTTAAAAGCTTTACAAAAATGAAAGTCCCTGTTGGTTGGATCCCAGATACGGGTCATCATCGGGCTTTTGGACCGGAACAGGCTTGACTGTTCTTTCAGGTTCCGTCTTGGCCTCAGGCTGGGCAGGCTGATCCATTATTACTTCTACTGTGGCATCACCGAAAGTGTCTTCATTCTGAATTCCCTCGTCCATTCCCTGCAATTCCGGCGGTACATTTTCCTCGGCCTGAGCCTGGAAGGCGGTTAATTCCTGATATTCAACATCCAGCACTGCTTCATCGGCAGCAGTTTCGGATTCGGGCTGAATATATTCACCTGCAGGTGCGGGCTCTTCCGCTAATACAGCCGTTTCTTCCAGATCGGACGACGGCTGAATTGTTTCCGTCACTGTTTCTTCCGCCGTCGCAAGCTCGGGCTGCAGCTGGGATGGCCCGGTCTGCGGTTGGATCTGGGAATTTTTCTCCAGCAGGTTCCGCATCCTTTGGGCCACGTCCTTGTAGTTGATGTCCAGGATATAGACCTGCTCGTATTCCTCCAAGGCCTTTTGCCGGTCGCCCAGTTGTTCGTTGGCCAGGCCCAGATTGTAATGCAGTCCCACGTATTCGTTATCAAGGAACTTCTTTACCGAGATGCCCTGGTTCAGCACCTCGCTGGCCAGACCGTAATCGCCCTGCTCCAGAAAAGAGATGGCCAGCATTTCGAATCCTTTCAGCTGTCTGTCCCCCCCCTTGATGGACAGCTGAAAATCGGCAATAGCGTCGTCGCGCAAGCCTACCTCGCGGTAAAGCATGCCAACGTCGTAATATTTTTCGTAAGCTTCGCTGATGTTGGACCAGACCGCGTCCTGGAAATCCTTGCAAAACAGGAACAACTCTTCCTTCAGCTGCACCTGATCCATGGCCGGGCTGCTGCCGGAGGACAAAACCCTGGAAAGGGCCTCCTCGTTCTTGGGATCCCGTTCCAGTATCTTCTGATAGACCGACTTGGCTTTGCGGTCAAAACCCCTTTTTTGCAGGACCCGGGCATAGGTCAGCTGTGTCTCCAGTATCTTCTTGGCGTTGCCCATCTTCATGGCCACGTCCAGCAAGCGATGATAAGGCACGATATCCGCCGGATCCGGCGCGTCCTCGGAATTATCCGAGGCCATCTTGGACACCATCTGCTCAATCTTCAGACCCAGTTCCTTAAGTCCCTGATTCTCCGGCAAAAGAGCGGTGATCTTCTTGTATACCGAAGACATGGCCACAAAATCGCTCCGGATCTTAAGCTGGTCGGCAAAGCGAAGCCATTCCCTTACGGCTCCGCTTTTTAGCTGGCCGTTGGCGTATAACTCTCCAGCTTTATTATATAATTCTATCCGGCCCTTGTCAATAGATAAAATCTTCTTGGCGGCCACTATGGAACGGGGCAGGTCCCCTGTTTTTTCGCCGATCCGCACCGCCACCTCATACTGTTCAAGGGCCTTGCGGTCCTCGCCGGTCTCCCGGTAGATATTGGCCAAAGTAAGCACATGCTCCGGGTTTTCGGCATCGACCATGGTCAACTGCTCGTAAGCCCGGCGGGCTTTTTCCCACTCGCCTTTTTGGTAAAAGAGATGGGCCTGTTCGTTAAGTCGTTTTATGTCGGGCATATTTTTGTTAAGCCGATACCAAAACTAAAGTATACAAAAATCAAGGGCTTAAATCAATAGTTATTTGAACTATTTTTATTTAATGTTGCCGGCTAGGGCCGACAGAACCTGCTGGCACAATTCGGCTGACCTGGCGTTAAGCCCGGTCACCTCGTTTTTGTGGGCTGTTACGAACCCCTGGTCCCTGATGGAACCCAGGTTTATCAGCACGTTCAGTCCGGCACCCTCCACCCCAGCCCGGGCCATCAGGGCCGCCACTCCGGCGTCGGAGGCCGAATTGGCGTTGCCTTTTTGGGCCGCAGTAAGGGAAAGTTCCATCGCCTTTAAACATGTTTTGGCGGTCTCCAGCGGGACCGCCGCCGCCTTTTTGTAGCCTTCCTCCATGGCCTGGTCCCGGAAAACCTTCTGTTCCGGAGTGGCCTTGGGCAGGCGCATGGCCTCCATCAGGTCGTTAAAGGCGTTGGTATCCTCGTCCACCGCTTTTGACAGTTTGTCCTTGATCTCCTGCCCCTGTTCGGCCAGTTCGGACATCTCTTTCCAGACCTTCTCGTAACCGGGTTTGCCGACAGTCAGGTTGGCCACCATGGCCGAAAGGGCCGCGCACAGGCTGCCGGCCAGGGCCGCCACCGAGCCGCCGCCCGGGGCCGGTGATTCCGATGATACCTCGTCCACGAAATCTTTGGCCGTCATGGACATCAGCGGGGCCGGTTTAAGGAAATTGTATTCCACGATCTTCTTGGCCGGGTCGAATTCCGAAAGCTGGTCCAGGCCCAGGGAGCGGACGGCGGTCTCCACCAGTTCCTTCTCCGGCACCCCGGCCGACTTGCCCTGTTTTTTCAAGTAGAATTTTCCCGCGTCCAGCATCGGTTTCAACGGCACCAGGCCCACCAGCTCCGAGCCGGTGACGATCAGGCCCAGCTTTTCCGCCTCTTCCCGGGCGGTTTCGAAGACCACATGCAGCGGCGTGGTGTTGTAATTTATCAGGTTGATGGACACCTGGGCCTGGCGGTACTGCTCGATGTACCAGCCGATGGCCCGCACCGCCTTCAGACGGCCGGGGACCTTGACCGAATTGCCCTGGGCATCCTTGACGATCTTGCCGGCAGCGTCCTTCTTGGCCCGTCCGCCTTCCCGGATGTTCAGGGCGATCTCGTTGGCCAGCTTCTTGTCCTTGGTGTTGACATTGACGTTGTAGGCGATCAAAAATTCCCGGGCCCCCACCACGCTGGCTCCCCACTTGTGCTTGAACTTGGCCGGTCCGAAGTCCGGTTTCCATTTGGGGTCCTTCAGCTTCTCCTCCAATGCCTCGTACTCTCCGGTGCGGATGTCGGCCAGGCTCTGACGCTCGGGCGAGGCGGCGGCGAATTCGTAGAGGTAGACCGGGATGTCCAGTTCCTCACCTAGGCGCTTGCCCAGGTCTTTGGCGATCTGGACGCACTCGTCCATGCTTACACCGGATACCGGCACAAAGGGACAGACGTCCATGGCCCCCATCCGGGGATGCGCTCCGCTGTGTTTGGACATGTCTATCAGCTCGTGGGCCTTCTTGGCGGCCTGGAAAGCAGCTTCCTTGACGCCTTCCGGAGTGCCCACCAGGGTATAGACGGTGCGGTTGGTGTCGGCCCCGGGATCTACGTCCAAAAGCTTGACATCAGCCACACCGCGGACGGCGTCGGAAATGGCATCGATGATCTTGCGGTCGCGGCCCTCGGAAAAATTTGGTACGCATTCAACTAGCTTGGTCATTTTGACTCCTGCTTTTCTATATTGACATTACTTGACATTTTACGGGCACTAATGCCGGTGGCATTGATGTAATTGTTCAGTTTTATGGCCAGAGTTGTATGTCTCTTCTGGTATTCATCAAGTACTTGCTGAGATATGTACCCGCGTTTATGGCTGAACAACACATGGGATTTTATCTCGTACAAAGATCCTCTGGCTATCCGGCAAAACTGCTTGTTCTCCTTGTAATGGTATCTTCCAAAGCCCTCGGCAATGTTGCTGTAGACCGAAGTTGAAGACCTTCGTATCTGTGAAGTGAGATTATACTTCTCGTCTTCCGGAAACCTGGCAGTAAGTTCATATATCCAATCAGCCAAGTCAACTGCCAATTGGTAGATTATCAAAT from the candidate division TA06 bacterium genome contains:
- the ftcD gene encoding glutamate formimidoyltransferase, which produces MTKLVECVPNFSEGRDRKIIDAISDAVRGVADVKLLDVDPGADTNRTVYTLVGTPEGVKEAAFQAAKKAHELIDMSKHSGAHPRMGAMDVCPFVPVSGVSMDECVQIAKDLGKRLGEELDIPVYLYEFAAASPERQSLADIRTGEYEALEEKLKDPKWKPDFGPAKFKHKWGASVVGAREFLIAYNVNVNTKDKKLANEIALNIREGGRAKKDAAGKIVKDAQGNSVKVPGRLKAVRAIGWYIEQYRQAQVSINLINYNTTPLHVVFETAREEAEKLGLIVTGSELVGLVPLKPMLDAGKFYLKKQGKSAGVPEKELVETAVRSLGLDQLSEFDPAKKIVEYNFLKPAPLMSMTAKDFVDEVSSESPAPGGGSVAALAGSLCAALSAMVANLTVGKPGYEKVWKEMSELAEQGQEIKDKLSKAVDEDTNAFNDLMEAMRLPKATPEQKVFRDQAMEEGYKKAAAVPLETAKTCLKAMELSLTAAQKGNANSASDAGVAALMARAGVEGAGLNVLINLGSIRDQGFVTAHKNEVTGLNARSAELCQQVLSALAGNIK
- a CDS encoding tetratricopeptide repeat protein; translation: MPDIKRLNEQAHLFYQKGEWEKARRAYEQLTMVDAENPEHVLTLANIYRETGEDRKALEQYEVAVRIGEKTGDLPRSIVAAKKILSIDKGRIELYNKAGELYANGQLKSGAVREWLRFADQLKIRSDFVAMSSVYKKITALLPENQGLKELGLKIEQMVSKMASDNSEDAPDPADIVPYHRLLDVAMKMGNAKKILETQLTYARVLQKRGFDRKAKSVYQKILERDPKNEEALSRVLSSGSSPAMDQVQLKEELFLFCKDFQDAVWSNISEAYEKYYDVGMLYREVGLRDDAIADFQLSIKGGDRQLKGFEMLAISFLEQGDYGLASEVLNQGISVKKFLDNEYVGLHYNLGLANEQLGDRQKALEEYEQVYILDINYKDVAQRMRNLLEKNSQIQPQTGPSQLQPELATAEETVTETIQPSSDLEETAVLAEEPAPAGEYIQPESETAADEAVLDVEYQELTAFQAQAEENVPPELQGMDEGIQNEDTFGDATVEVIMDQPAQPEAKTEPERTVKPVPVQKPDDDPYLGSNQQGLSFL
- a CDS encoding AAA family ATPase translates to MDYERFFKLSADPFSNVPDSRFYYDSPQHSNAIMRLAHVAERMRGLGVLIGEVGSGKTMLARRLLDILREDGRFETSLLILTHAEFSPIWFLRRIGSLLGVKELSEDKTQVSSAVARRLMEIHAEGRKPVILIDEANLLRGQAILEEVRGLLNLELSDVRLITFILFGMAEIEQNLLVDSSLNQRVAVKYYLDALDEAAIKEYVQHRLVIAGREEELFTETAYELIARYSQGHPRLINAICDNCLREGYLLEKDMLDASVVQTVVYNLGIDRGHEEQTPASETSVGSDYQF
- a CDS encoding tetratricopeptide repeat protein, with product MAKVDQIRTKAAEFFQKGDYAKAVLEYKKVLELEPGNASVYNFIGDAFVKLNNIDEAVTNYMEAAKGYGNDALYNNAIAVCKKILRSRKDDPEIYKMLGDLYIQQGLINEAITNLLEYSERKIKEGKPDLAFPVYHQIVELNPQNLAIRSKLADMYLSQKRVPEAIEEFTKLAQAYRENGRMIEAEAIDAKVRSMKGETAAPSAVAPAPAPEIRPQQVIDELTHHANPEIQLEVPPQREKPAMDIPTLSIQREPEKPAAPEPPKQDWATNVELGDLLVEIGSTQEALDQYHTAANGYLGDGNISKSIAIYKKIAELQPLELRSRQKLVEISLQANQPEAMVDAYLGLAECLYRRELKEQAAAVYQKVLEIDPVNETALESLSLLLPEMPEGAMDTPSFQAQPEPKAPPQPIAPPAAPAPSISIQPPSISIKPPSINIQSPVPETAPAASASFDFSSIQPAISPQMEPAAPETPSWQMPVQEPGTGLSDQGFMHSQPSEEQEEEHSHLTSEPHGGQPAQDDNVHWGREMVEGGRQSRVKFSVADDDQSQTPQAQEEYLSLNDILAEFKEGVYQSIKQEDFQGHYDLGIAYKEMGLVQEAIAEFQISSKGDKERLKSFEMLGICFMERGEYKFAIRQMERGLATPGFEEEAYMGLRYNLAQSYESVGEIDNAIKAYEEIYSADVSFKDVAQKLQQLKPAAAAPDPKPAPAQPVKAPLPAPPPPRPAAQPVPQPTQAPLQAQPASLPPRPAVPPAMPRPAPAAPQPQFQPPSPPAPLPAAPPRPSIAQPQPQMHAPTAAAPAPRPAPPQPAAPAYAPQPPARPQEEMPSAEMDTSPKPKPIPSKLKKPEKQRISYV
- a CDS encoding four helix bundle protein, which codes for MANKIVDFTDLIIYQLAVDLADWIYELTARFPEDEKYNLTSQIRRSSTSVYSNIAEGFGRYHYKENKQFCRIARGSLYEIKSHVLFSHKRGYISQQVLDEYQKRHTTLAIKLNNYINATGISARKMSSNVNIEKQESK
- a CDS encoding DNA internalization-related competence protein ComEC/Rec2, which translates into the protein MDRTPALKVFLLFSLGILATSAVSIPIIFAVLAVIIFLFLTFVFRSKERISQVWLALLIISAGFLGYQFRISVKNCQWQEGRQQIAMVQVVSEPQSSEGRYRFTAQVLSYLDSSDVWRPADFKVLARSVPDPEHIPDYGELLLVQGKWNLLPQRRNPGGFDYRAYLDRSEVRGSLSLEHIRLAETGRGGWLMPKVVIPARQYIRGLSDKYLQCDEKALLLGLALGERSGLSARVQEAFSNTGTTHVLAVSGLHVVLVAFILFLVLRIVRVPRRWAALGTCTGLVFYTLLTGSPPSIVRAAIMAIAVLLGGLFERQGNGLNMLGLAGLLILFFWPQSLFDVGFQLSFAATAGILALTRPIQNQLFRITENEVLREWLLLPLAVSLAAQIFTAPFLAYHFHKIPTISLLANLVVVPTTNLLLALGLLMSMLYPLGSWVVWPLAASAYAASWISLKSVELFDMVKFGVITWPRPDLSQTLIYTTTLIIIFNFNKIKKIRFVIIVFLLTVLNIFIWSKTFVTVDKLKVTYLDVGQGDAALIQFPNGKTILIDAGPSQEKFDSGQRTIYPFLKYQGLNNIDLSIISHGDADHAGGFSHLLSHVNIKKLMISGHQCDQPLFLSAMEAAVKSKTDIDTLWGYDTLSGISPARGFVFCQRDSASDANESSIVCFIQYGQKSFLFTGDMGPQLEDTLYAKCLLPKCTVLKVPHHGSHINNSPAVISAISPEIAVIQVGQNNRFGHPSPEVVEGYQAAGAKIYRTDEQGAIEMETDGSRLVVKTMVE